The Coffea arabica cultivar ET-39 chromosome 8e, Coffea Arabica ET-39 HiFi, whole genome shotgun sequence genome window below encodes:
- the LOC140012566 gene encoding uncharacterized protein: MKTDVSKAGHDCRPLKRKSEVLACPVPPRASGKGLPYAPVDWPNVGDIWGWRVGSRVSVEGFYSHHFLYAPQHLQDKPTRKLLFQSKTSVLHYLKSQFPEADSEAFFASFTWHVPAEAHSSKLSKCSPSPQSSSSKKEAGKLVKGVEVSNKKQEAAVHCGKEVMVDVPAVEEQTLASGPTTKISGRSRVSESRASVSPHDSACHYAIDLKQQGLKSLDESQPGLIPEDYDHFLNSLDEILSVPITRAEISNPAASSHKEGMTQIRSKLSSLLAMGFASLADSNKLTELIALASQLKNGPTVSPREISMLKLIEEIPMASNSFLDAKKLSGQAEKFFADLDSKMANVASLRNEYIVTKQQLEICQADEASALSAQMEIDEQIAALQSRRADITQDLKLTNKKIVQYSSSQKKVMECLQKIVHDVRAANSEKQEWELRKKRSAEQEAEILAKFAPLDGFSF, encoded by the exons ATGAAGACTGATGTTTCCAAGGCAGGCCATGACTGCAGACCCTTGAAAAGAAAATCAGAAGTTCTTGCTTGTCCAGTTCCACCTAGAGCGTCAGGCAAAGGTTTGCCATATGCTCCAGTTGATTGGCCAAATGTTGGTGATATCTGGGGTTGGAGAGTTGGAAGCAGAGTTAGTGTTGAAGGATTCTACTCTCATCATTTCTTGTATGCTCCTCAGCACCTCCAAGACAAGCCTACTAGAAAATTACTATTCCAGAGCAAGACATCTGTTTTACATTATCTTAAATCACAATTCCCTGAAGCTGACAGTGAAGCATTTTTTGCATCATTCACTTGGCATGTTCCAGCAGAAGCTCATTCTTCAAAACTAA GCAAATGCAGTCCTAGTCCCCAATCAAGCTCTTCGAAAAAAGAAGCGggtaaattggtaaaaggtGTTGAAGTCTCTAATAAAAAACAAGAAGCTGCAGTTCATTGCGGTAAAGAGGTCATGGTAGATGTGCCTGCAGTAGAAGAACAAACACTTGCAAGTGGTCCAACAACCAAGATTTCAGGACGTAGCCGAGTCTCTGAAAGTCGTGCTAGTGTGTCTCCACATGATAGTGCATGCCACTATGCGATTGACCTCAAACAACAGGGTTTGAAATCCCTTGATGAATCTCAGCCTGGATTGATTCCCGAGGACTATGATCATTTCCTGAATTCCCTTGATGAAATCCTCTCTGTGCCTATCACTAGAGCTGAAATTTCTAACCCTGCTGCTTCTTCGCACAAAGAAGGCATGACTCAAATCCGATCAAAACTTTCTTCTCTTCTTGCCATGGGTTTTGCCAGCTTAGCTGACTCCAACAAGCTTACCGAACTTATTGCCCTGGCATCTCAGCTCAAAAATGGTCCAACAGTGAGTCCTAGAGAAATTTCCATGCTAAAGTTGATTGAAGAAATTCCAATGGCCAGCAACAGCTTCCTAGATGCTAAGAAGTTATCAGGACAAGCTGAAAAGTTCTTTGCTGACCTTGATTCCAAGATGGCTAATGTTGCTTCACTCAGGAATGAATACATCGTAACAAAGCAGCAACTAGAAATTTGTCAGGCTGACGAAGCATCTGCCTTGTCAGCTCAAATGGAAATTGATGAACAAATTGCTGCTTTGCAATCACGTCGGGCAGATATCACTCAAGATCTAAAGCTGACCAACAAAAAGATCGTTCAATACTCCTCCAGTCAAAAAAAAGTCATGGAGTGTCTCCAAAAGATTGTCCACGATGTTCGGGCAGCCAATTCTGAAAAGCAAGAATGGGAGCTTAGAAAGAAGAGATCAGCTGAGCAAGAGGCTGAGATTCTAGCTAAATTTGCACCACTTGATGGGTTTTCATTTTGA